A region from the Gemmatimonadota bacterium genome encodes:
- a CDS encoding LysR family transcriptional regulator codes for MAETKGFRAAGERLSMSHSAVSQALRRLETRLGVALVQRTTRSVHLTDAGERLYASVRPALDEVRSAAAAIGELGDQPRGRCASHTSSAALSMMGESLLPTFLSARHMRPPRPHRERVTGRHRRRGLTPASSSARPSTRT; via the coding sequence GTGGCGGAGACCAAGGGATTTCGCGCGGCCGGCGAGCGGCTCAGCATGAGCCACTCGGCGGTCAGTCAGGCGCTGCGCCGGCTCGAGACGCGGCTTGGCGTCGCGCTCGTCCAGCGGACGACGCGCAGCGTGCACCTGACGGATGCCGGCGAGCGGCTCTATGCGTCGGTGCGCCCGGCGCTCGACGAGGTGCGGTCGGCGGCGGCGGCCATCGGTGAGCTGGGGGACCAGCCGCGCGGCCGCTGCGCCTCCCACACGTCGAGCGCCGCCCTCTCCATGATGGGCGAGTCGTTGCTCCCCACCTTTCTCTCCGCGCGTCACATGCGCCCGCCTCGACCTCACCGTGAGCGAGTCACCGGTCGACATCGTCGCCGCGGCTTGACGCCGGCATCCAGCTCGGCGAGACCATCGACAAGGACATGA